The following proteins are encoded in a genomic region of Drosophila bipectinata strain 14024-0381.07 chromosome XL, DbipHiC1v2, whole genome shotgun sequence:
- the LOC108129534 gene encoding uncharacterized protein gives MAEPSQDLLAEPRQDLLAEPSQDLGRTINLISQKPPKKKLSKKEKARLEAEQAELMRIEMEKEKMKKLEEARQRKKLEMEQARHRQQQEVAENRIRRSQLKDSMLFFDSVRTAIEAIKDGERHERDWEKFMRCNGLPNAASPSDLRKYIHQWHTDIAKRQLESRNWLLRTDERTLLTQDAQVPDLTRISLRQQQGSLGDVFAQRIKEVLGILNELDDMLPFKQRSIHVAADLVKLKTEMRVFLRQHLDEFTYKTMSHIERDMEIDRPGVSKHIYSSDVFQSFVWTFSKDAQIAINPKARIGEQSAHNEIDFPTIEMQISLPPTVHLQSSALRGLWLNYDHFSDYCASYSLKHARSANANILRQTKREWRKRKEILQAMLDECGREIPLSELEQLTQEQHSASSQPPKEKTYDVDKLYAEYEDELSKAHRRAIGPEAYGMLETDVNLRKYRIIGGVYCIDFLETPQQDKQLNARSFIRTITSANSLIHKEYYQTYKPPPPVLPGVRRLPEEIEAEMRMIEAALDKLALVTLQLPDSVIWFEPPVACRWETHVETLEMELADGMVPDTKKAETEADVDADATGAVSGTAAGTTATPTEATPLSTHAQPSPLKSSPRCPARMRSQKSDNQGNSQQQILREINDFDLRAIPSDVDLYGLVKDFVVPRLPQGFCVRLEQSTPCSESGLRQRRVMFLARQTHIRLGQGQASSVGNAEDPLTRPEDLNLGTKSGLGAEFLDTDEPAELFPPLCFDKLLKFRQMAARPVVQVGGYLFSQLIEDMDRLWRLQLPREQQEEIIQQISEQLSPTGSKGSDGAEKDGREREGSQNLNDLPEDMQPLSQELVDVLQPATAAAAFAYYTGISFVKDSQMPSETDGEQDNATSKRSNSMDSSEDDEDDVDSLVALLEGAGGTSTAGNTLHDLLGPASNNNTSDNTSDSESKQRKSTAAALTQGKWSTRDVHDTKFNEDKLSIQFRTGRLGIFGFALNKYSNMPYQTWDLRPDMKNPGTIIFSFTASLISLDMTITEFGYTVNNFQGGSTQGITDMIGKTLSLAELKATLILSAVDIFPDEDAFCYTEGSCEKNYVMEMHCYACLATLAQSHNFSWSRWNLLAGSRTAVLLVRELIEGKKVPYYSTLLVTPLKTSIIDCTEVSACFNAVGIPGMEYYADLYQLSQAHAQPGSLAKQRTMNPVLRDNISRILMGIRPLSLC, from the exons ATGGCAGAACCCAGCCAGGACCTCCTAGCAGAACCCAGGCAGGACCTCCTTGCAGAACCCAGCCAGGACCTAGGCAGGACTATCAATTTGATAAGCCAAAAG cCGCCAAAGAAGAAGCTTTCGAAGAAGGAGAAGGCCCGCCTGGAGGCCGAACAGGCGGAGCTAATGCGAATCGAAATGGAAAAGGAAAA AATGAAAAAGCTAGAGGAAGCTAGGCAGCGTAAGAAACTGGAAATGGAACAGGCCCGTCATCGCCAGCAACAGGAGGTGGCCGAAAACAGGATACGCCGGTCTCAGTTGAAGGACAGCATGCTCTTCTTCGACTCCGTTCGGACCGCCATCGAGGCCATCAAGGATGGGGAGCGGCACGAACGGGACTGGGAGAAGTTTATGCGATGCAATGGCCTACCCAATGCCGCCAGTCCCAGTGATCTGAGGAAGTACATCCATCAGTGGCACACGGATATTGCCAAAAGGCAGCTGGAGTCGCGCAACTGGCTGCTGAGAACGGACGAAAGGACCCTGCTCACCCAAGACGCCCAGGTGCCGGACTTGACCAGGATATCGTTGCGCCAGCAGCAGGGCTCACTGGGCGATGTCTTTGCCCAAAGGATCAAGGAGGTGCTGGGG ATCCTCAACGAACTTGATGATATGCTGCCTTTTAAACAAAGATCTATACATGTGGCTGCCGATCTCGTTAAACTTAAAACCGAAATGAGAGTTTTTTTGAGACAGCATCTAGATGAATTCACCTACAAAACCATGTCACACATAGAAAGGGATATGGA AATCGATAGACCTGGAGTATCAAAACACATCTACAGCTCAGATGTCTTTCAAAGTTTCGTCTGGACTTTCTCCAAAGATGCACAAAT agCCATTAATCCCAAGGCCCGTATTGGTGAGCAGTCTGCCCATAATGAGATCGATTTTCCCACAATTGAGATGCAAATTTCTTTGCCGCCCACTGTCCACTTACAAAGCTCTGCTTTGAGGGGTTTATGGTTAAATTATGATCATTTTAGTGATTATTGTGCCAGCTATAGCCTCAAACATGCTAGATCTGCCAATGCCA ATATCCTTCGACAAACGAAACGCGAGTGGCGCAAACGAAAGGAGATTCTTCAGGCCATGTTGGATGAATGTGGCCGGGAAATCCCCCTATCCGAGTTGGAGCAACTAACCCAGGAACAGCACTCGGCCAGTTCCCAGCCGCCAAAGGAGAAGACCTATGATGTGGACAAGCTGTATGCCGAGTACGAGGATGAACTCAGTAAGGCCCATCGCAGAGCCATCGGACCAGAGGCCTATGGAATGCTGGAAACGGATGTGAATCTGCGAAAGTACAGGATTATCGGAGGAGTCTATTGCATTGATTTTTTGGAAACACCTCAGCAGGATAAGCAACTTAATGCTAGATCTTTTATACGAACAA TTACTTCAGCCAATAGTCTCATCCATAAAGAGTATTATCAAACGTATAAGCCCCCGCCACCTGTACTACCCGGAGTCCGACGTCTGCCGGAGGAAATCGAGGCTGAAATGCGAATGATTGAAGCGGCGCTGGACAAGCTGGCTTTGGTGACACTACA attACCGGATTCTGTGATCTGGTTTGAGCCTCCAGTTGCCTGTCGCTGGGAGACACATGTGGAGACTCTGGAAATGGAACTGGCGGATGGCATGGTGCCGGATACTAAGAAAGCGGAAACCGAGGCAGATGTCGACGCAGATGCCACTGGAGCTGTGAGTGGCACGGCGGCGGGCACCACGGCCACGCCTACAGAAGCCACACCCCTATCCACGCACGCCCAGCCGAGTCCATTGAAGAGTTCGCCGCGTTGCCCGGCGAGAATGCGTTCACAAAAATCGGATAACCAAGGCAACTCCCAACAGCAG ATCCTTCGAGAGATTAATGACTTTGATCTGCGTGCCATACCCAGTGATGTGGACTTGTACGGTTTGGTGAAGGACTTTGTGGTGCCGCGTTTGCCGCAAGGATTCTGTGTTCGTTTGGAACAATCGACTCCGTGCTCTGAAAGTGGATTGCGGCAAAGGAGAGTCATGTTCCTGGCGCGGCAGACGCACATTCGTTTGGGCCAGGGCCAGGCCTCGAGTGTTGGCAATGCCGAAGACCCCTTAACCAGGCCGGAAGACCTGAATTTGGGGACGAAAAGCGGCCTGGGGGCAGAGTTCTTGGACACCGATGAACCGGCTGAGCTATTTCCACCACTTTGTTTTGATAAACTTTTGAAATTCCGGCAAATGGCAGCACGTCCGGTTGTGCAGGTGGGCGGTTACCTGTTCTCGCAGCTAATCGAGGACATGGATCGGTTGTGGAGACTGCAGTTGCCCAGGGAACAGCAGGAGGAGATTATCCAACAGATTTCTGAACAACTTTCACCAACAGGATCCAAAGGAAGCGATGGTG CTGAGAAGGATGGCCGGGAAAGGGAAGGATCCCAGAACCTCAACGATCTTCCCGAGGACATGCAACCCCTCAGTCAAGAGCTGGTGGATGTCCTGCAACCAGccacagctgctgctgctttcgCTTACTACACGGGCATATCCTTTGTGAAGGACTCACAAATGCCGTCGGAGACAGACGGCGAGCAGGATAACGCCACCAGCAAGCGCTCCAACAGCATGGACAGCAGCGAGGACGACGAGGATGATGTGGATAGCCTGGTGGCGTTGCTGGAAGGTGCCGGCGGCACCTCCACAGCTGGGAATACGCTTCACGACCTCCTGGGTCCTGCCAGCAACAATAACACCAGCGACAATACCAGCGACAGCGAAAG CAAACAAAGGAAAAGCACGGCGGCCGCCCTGACCCAAGGAAAGTGGAGTACTCGAGATGTTCACGATACGAAATTTAATGAGGATAAGCTATCCATACAATTTCGTACAGGACGATTGG gaatttttggatttgcGTTGAACAAGTATAGCAATATGCCGTATCAAACTTGGGACTTGAGACCGGATATGAAGAA TCCTGGTACTATAATTTTCAGCTTTACTGCATCGCTCATCAGCTTGGACATGACCATTACGGAATTCGGGTATACGGTTAATAACTTTCAAGGCGGCAGCACTCAAGGCATCACGGATATGATTGGCAAGACACTATCGTTGGCGGAATTGAAGGCCACCTTAATTCTATCGGCTGTTGACATTTTTCCTGACGAGGATGCCTTCTGCTATACGGAGGGATCCTGCGAGAAGAACTATGTTATGGAAATGCATTGTTATGCCTGTCTCGCCACATTGGCACAATCGCATAATTTTAGTTGGTCGCGTTGGAATCTACTGGCCGGATCCAGGACAGCGGTCCTGCTAGTTCGGGAACTGATCGAGGGTAAGAAGGTCCCGTACTACTCGACTCTGTTGGTAACGCCGCTTAAAACCTCAATTATCGACTGCACCGAAGTGTCGGCCTGTTTTAACGCCGTTGGCATTCCCGGAATGGAGTATTATGCCGATTTGTATCAACTTTCGCAGGCCCATGCACAGCCGGGAAGTTTGGCAAAGCAACGGACAATGAATCCAGTGCTCAGGGATAACATTTCTCGAATATTGATGGGAATCCGTCCTTTGAGTTTGTGTTAA